Proteins found in one Synergistetes bacterium HGW-Synergistetes-1 genomic segment:
- a CDS encoding aldehyde:ferredoxin oxidoreductase, with the protein MKEMKLLSEWSYEPAKIHRGYAGETLYVGLGNKDGNYKFEKRPVSEDMKENFTGGRGFGLKLLWDAVKEGTKWDDPENELVIAGGPFCGITQYPGTGKSYTVFLSPATKQTYNSNAGGYFGPFLKFSGFDALEVQGKADRPVVVFIDGDNFKVQIFESTLEDNNAYYISEELHDYFAKDEQDKRTISVISTGMAAKTSYIVGLNFSFYDVRRKAVRLKQAGRGGGGTVLCDKNIAAIVVKRTKFTGIENDPVDVETIMKAGASLHKRIHDHDNEQCQMRAAGTAHLTEIMDDYELLPVHNYKYGSHKDIGNISSHEYIKLFSQGTADGCWYGCSLACAKAVDHFPLQTGPWKGKEVVVDGPEYETAAGLGSNVGIFDPHWTIEANFYADHYGLDTISLGTTMAWVCECYELGLINKENTHGLEMTFGNKKDLMELIHRIANAADDFAVATGWGIEAAREYYSKNYGADLEVMKKIGMVCQGLEASEYRCQESMAQWGGYFLTLKGPQHDEAWLIFMDMVNKQLPTYEDKAEALYFFPCFRLWFSLHGLCKLPWNDIEPVDNSIKYKGIEAARVPEHLNNYLNIYTAITGKPLDRDGMILQSEKVYNFERIFNLRMGKGTSKFHEAPDRGLGPVWEDEWMARPDYFDAKLKEFGEEIEGKSVKEKITLLQKHRRAQWEQLKAAVYKRRGWNKNGIPTLKTVKRLGIDYPEVVALLEKHLKPEDEFEEA; encoded by the coding sequence ATGAAAGAGATGAAACTTTTATCGGAATGGTCATACGAACCTGCGAAGATCCACAGAGGTTACGCAGGAGAGACTCTTTACGTAGGACTTGGAAATAAAGACGGAAACTACAAGTTTGAAAAACGGCCTGTATCCGAGGACATGAAAGAGAATTTTACCGGCGGACGCGGCTTCGGTCTTAAACTGCTTTGGGACGCAGTAAAAGAAGGCACAAAGTGGGATGATCCCGAAAACGAACTTGTCATTGCCGGCGGTCCCTTCTGCGGGATCACACAGTATCCCGGCACAGGAAAGTCATACACTGTATTCCTTTCACCTGCGACAAAACAGACGTACAACAGCAATGCCGGAGGATACTTTGGTCCTTTCCTTAAATTCTCGGGGTTTGACGCCCTTGAAGTCCAGGGAAAAGCAGACAGACCGGTTGTAGTCTTTATCGACGGAGATAATTTCAAAGTACAGATCTTTGAATCTACCCTTGAAGACAACAACGCATACTATATCTCTGAAGAACTGCACGACTATTTTGCAAAAGACGAACAGGACAAACGCACCATATCCGTTATCTCAACAGGTATGGCAGCAAAGACCAGCTATATAGTAGGTCTTAATTTCAGCTTCTATGACGTCCGCAGAAAGGCCGTAAGACTTAAGCAGGCCGGACGCGGCGGCGGCGGAACCGTTCTCTGCGATAAAAACATTGCAGCAATAGTCGTTAAACGCACGAAGTTCACAGGAATTGAAAATGACCCAGTCGACGTCGAAACAATAATGAAAGCTGGAGCCAGCCTGCACAAGCGCATCCATGACCATGACAACGAGCAGTGTCAGATGCGCGCTGCCGGTACAGCCCACCTTACTGAAATCATGGACGACTACGAACTCCTTCCTGTCCACAATTACAAGTACGGAAGCCATAAAGACATAGGCAACATCAGCTCACACGAATACATCAAGCTCTTCAGCCAGGGAACTGCAGACGGCTGCTGGTACGGATGCTCACTGGCATGCGCTAAGGCTGTAGACCACTTCCCCCTTCAGACCGGACCATGGAAGGGCAAAGAAGTAGTTGTAGACGGACCCGAATATGAGACAGCTGCAGGCCTGGGGTCGAACGTAGGCATTTTCGATCCTCACTGGACAATAGAAGCCAATTTCTATGCCGACCATTATGGACTTGATACGATCTCCCTCGGAACAACAATGGCATGGGTATGTGAATGCTATGAACTCGGGCTCATTAACAAAGAAAATACACATGGCCTTGAGATGACTTTCGGCAACAAGAAAGATCTGATGGAGCTGATACACCGTATAGCCAACGCAGCTGATGATTTTGCGGTTGCGACCGGCTGGGGTATCGAAGCTGCACGTGAGTACTACTCAAAGAACTACGGCGCAGATCTTGAAGTAATGAAAAAGATCGGAATGGTATGCCAGGGACTGGAAGCTTCCGAGTACAGATGCCAGGAGTCAATGGCTCAGTGGGGAGGATACTTCCTCACGCTTAAAGGCCCTCAGCATGACGAAGCATGGCTCATCTTCATGGACATGGTCAACAAACAGCTGCCGACATACGAGGACAAGGCCGAGGCCCTTTACTTCTTCCCCTGCTTCCGTCTGTGGTTCTCTCTCCACGGTCTCTGCAAGCTGCCATGGAACGACATCGAACCTGTCGACAACAGCATCAAATATAAGGGCATTGAGGCTGCAAGGGTACCTGAGCACCTTAACAACTACCTCAACATATACACAGCCATTACTGGCAAGCCGCTCGACAGGGACGGAATGATCCTTCAGTCTGAAAAGGTTTACAACTTTGAACGGATATTCAACCTCCGCATGGGCAAGGGTACTTCTAAGTTCCATGAAGCTCCTGACCGCGGACTCGGCCCTGTCTGGGAAGACGAATGGATGGCAAGGCCCGACTATTTTGACGCCAAGCTTAAGGAGTTCGGTGAGGAGATAGAAGGCAAATCAGTCAAAGAAAAAATCACCCTTCTCCAGAAGCACCGCCGCGCACAGTGGGAACAACTCAAGGCTGCTGTCTACAAACGCCGCGGATGGAACAAGAACGGCATACCGACACTCAAGACGGTGAAACGCCTTGGCATCGATTATCCGGAAGTTGTTGCTCTACTTGAGAAACACCTCAAGCCGGAAGATGAATTCGAGGAAGCATAA
- the thiS gene encoding thiamine biosynthesis protein ThiS: MITVNGNQSEWEEGLTVKQLLARENYTFRMLSVWINDRPVEKKDFPTHLIPDGANVQVIHNISGG, translated from the coding sequence ATGATAACGGTAAACGGGAACCAGTCAGAATGGGAAGAAGGCCTCACAGTTAAGCAACTCCTGGCGAGAGAGAATTATACTTTCAGGATGCTGTCTGTGTGGATCAACGACCGACCGGTCGAAAAAAAAGATTTTCCCACACATCTGATCCCCGACGGAGCAAACGTACAGGTAATACACAACATCAGCGGAGGTTAA
- a CDS encoding lysine transporter LysE: MYQLLWKGFRFGTLLQVAVGPVCLFIFQTAASSGFWAAEAAVLAVTLADLFYVTAAILGIGALIERSSSARYIFKYLGAAVIILFGISSILGSFEIHIIPGFGTLTRTNSESAFIKALLLTLSSPLTIIFWAGVFSAKAASGEMSGREVSYFGFGAILSTLVFMSMTAIAGTLTGSFLPSSVTLILNILVGLVLIFIGVRTAVRN, from the coding sequence ATGTATCAGCTACTTTGGAAGGGTTTCAGGTTCGGGACGCTTTTGCAGGTTGCAGTTGGACCTGTCTGTCTTTTTATATTCCAGACAGCAGCTTCGTCAGGGTTTTGGGCCGCTGAGGCAGCTGTTCTGGCTGTAACGCTGGCCGATCTTTTTTACGTCACAGCAGCAATACTTGGAATCGGAGCATTGATAGAAAGGAGTTCGTCTGCCAGGTATATTTTCAAATATCTCGGGGCAGCGGTGATAATACTCTTTGGGATATCTTCCATTCTCGGGTCTTTTGAAATACACATAATACCGGGCTTCGGAACGTTAACCAGGACAAACTCGGAGAGTGCCTTTATCAAAGCACTCCTCCTTACCCTTTCAAGCCCCCTTACGATCATTTTCTGGGCGGGAGTATTCTCTGCAAAAGCGGCAAGCGGAGAAATGAGCGGCAGAGAAGTATCCTATTTCGGTTTCGGAGCGATACTTTCAACCCTCGTATTCATGTCGATGACCGCAATAGCTGGGACACTTACAGGAAGTTTCCTGCCGTCATCTGTCACCCTTATACTAAATATTCTTGTCGGTCTGGTGCTGATTTTTATCGGGGTAAGAACTGCTGTCAGGAATTAG
- a CDS encoding QueT transporter family protein has protein sequence MIRSIAVSGMIAALYTALTVALSPLSFGPVQFRVAEALTLLPFFMPEAIPGLFIGCFLSNIAGGFGLIDIVIGSAATLAAAWLTYKMPGIWLAAVPPVVINALAVGTYLGVITDTPVLYSIIYIGISQAVICFGIGIPLCMLLASRTEIFDKEILEKKNLKKWITVNKKTNS, from the coding sequence ATGATAAGAAGTATTGCTGTATCCGGAATGATCGCTGCTTTGTATACTGCACTCACCGTGGCGCTTTCTCCGCTTTCATTCGGCCCCGTCCAGTTCAGGGTCGCTGAGGCGCTGACGCTGCTTCCTTTTTTTATGCCAGAAGCGATCCCTGGGCTTTTTATCGGCTGTTTTCTTTCAAACATTGCAGGAGGGTTCGGCCTGATAGATATAGTTATAGGAAGTGCGGCGACTCTTGCTGCCGCATGGCTGACATATAAAATGCCCGGGATATGGCTTGCTGCCGTTCCTCCGGTGGTTATAAATGCACTGGCTGTAGGTACATATCTTGGAGTTATTACAGATACTCCTGTGCTCTATTCGATAATATACATTGGCATAAGCCAGGCGGTTATTTGTTTCGGAATTGGAATACCGCTTTGCATGCTTCTTGCATCACGCACAGAAATATTTGATAAAGAGATCCTCGAAAAAAAGAATTTGAAGAAGTGGATAACAGTAAATAAGAAGACTAATTCCTGA
- a CDS encoding glycerol-3-phosphate dehydrogenase yields MNITMLGAGSFGTGMSKHLADLGHNILMWTIDKEQSESINKSGRNTFCFQDTILPRTIKCTMDMDEALNFSDRVIMAIPTQFEREVCQKVAATCKKNLHMLNLAKGIEISTGYLLHKVHEEESPENIYSALSGPSHAEEVLIGCPTAVALASFHEGEAESWQKILTGNNFRVYTSDDVIGLEVGGATKNIYAVAAGISKAMKLGDNALAAIACRGLAEIMRFGKKLGAKPMTLSGLAGVGDLMVTCYSMHSRNFRLGLAVGSGKTFDAAAKELGQVAEGAYTVRAVIENSKKFDVEMPLAEGVYRILYCGESPELIMRELFSRPLKAEQLF; encoded by the coding sequence ATGAACATTACAATGCTGGGGGCAGGAAGTTTTGGGACAGGGATGTCAAAACACCTTGCCGATCTGGGACATAATATTCTAATGTGGACGATAGATAAAGAACAGTCAGAGTCGATCAACAAGTCAGGCAGGAACACTTTTTGCTTCCAGGACACAATCCTGCCGCGTACGATCAAATGCACGATGGACATGGATGAAGCTCTGAACTTCTCAGACCGTGTGATCATGGCGATACCTACCCAGTTTGAACGTGAGGTATGTCAAAAGGTTGCTGCCACCTGCAAAAAGAATCTTCACATGTTGAACCTGGCTAAAGGCATTGAGATCAGCACAGGATATCTACTCCATAAAGTACACGAAGAAGAATCTCCTGAAAATATCTATTCGGCACTCTCCGGTCCAAGCCACGCTGAAGAGGTATTGATAGGGTGCCCCACTGCCGTTGCGCTTGCCTCATTTCACGAAGGAGAGGCAGAAAGCTGGCAGAAGATACTTACAGGGAATAATTTCCGCGTTTACACTTCTGATGATGTTATAGGCCTTGAAGTAGGCGGGGCAACAAAAAATATATATGCTGTCGCAGCAGGGATCTCAAAAGCTATGAAGCTGGGAGACAACGCGCTGGCTGCGATCGCATGCAGAGGACTGGCTGAGATCATGAGGTTCGGCAAGAAACTCGGAGCAAAACCGATGACCCTTTCCGGCCTTGCTGGTGTAGGCGACCTAATGGTCACCTGCTACAGCATGCATTCAAGGAACTTCAGGCTTGGTCTGGCAGTTGGAAGCGGCAAGACATTCGATGCAGCGGCAAAAGAACTGGGACAGGTAGCAGAGGGAGCTTACACAGTTAGAGCGGTCATTGAAAACAGCAAGAAGTTCGATGTTGAAATGCCTCTTGCTGAAGGCGTCTACCGTATCCTTTACTGCGGAGAATCACCCGAATTGATCATGAGGGAACTTTTCTCGCGTCCGCTTAAAGCCGAACAGCTCTTCTGA
- a CDS encoding toxin-antitoxin system antitoxin subunit gives MNKTMSPSIFDDIISITEFNKGRAGKIFESVKSGRPKIVFKNNVPECILISPEQYKNMLDELEDLQLIALSHERMKNYDSERLLSSEEINKKYGYNDPDIADVDEIEFE, from the coding sequence ATGAATAAAACTATGAGTCCGTCAATTTTTGATGACATAATATCGATCACAGAATTCAACAAAGGACGGGCGGGAAAAATTTTTGAAAGCGTCAAATCCGGTCGTCCCAAGATAGTCTTTAAAAATAATGTTCCTGAATGCATTTTGATTTCACCGGAACAATATAAGAATATGCTTGATGAGCTAGAGGATCTACAGCTTATCGCGTTGTCTCACGAGCGAATGAAAAATTATGATTCCGAAAGATTATTATCCTCAGAAGAAATAAATAAGAAATATGGTTATAACGATCCGGATATCGCCGATGTTGATGAGATTGAATTTGAATGA
- a CDS encoding addiction module toxin RelE: protein MSWKVSYLPEADKDLERLDNSQRLLVLKAITKVSLNPKSKSEGGYGTPLGNRNTARLADLFKIKLKKSGLRIIYKLVRTKETMLVIIVGARADNEVYIEADTRAKKHQPL, encoded by the coding sequence ATGAGCTGGAAGGTAAGCTATCTTCCCGAAGCCGATAAAGACTTAGAAAGGCTGGATAATTCACAAAGGCTTTTGGTACTCAAAGCAATCACTAAAGTATCATTAAATCCAAAATCGAAATCTGAAGGAGGTTACGGTACCCCCTTAGGAAACAGAAATACAGCAAGGCTGGCAGATCTGTTTAAAATTAAATTAAAGAAATCCGGACTGCGGATCATTTACAAGTTAGTTAGAACCAAGGAGACAATGTTAGTAATAATTGTCGGTGCAAGGGCTGACAATGAAGTTTATATTGAGGCTGATACACGGGCTAAGAAACACCAGCCTCTGTAA
- a CDS encoding DNA repair protein RadA: protein MAKKDMNRYKCSECGYVSLTMVGKCPKCGVWGSMEEEEPILMTKDGRPAAAKAASPLRGLDVEEQERVPSGIGELDRVLGGGWVPGGVVLLGGEPGVGKSTLLLQVCAKMARNGKKVLYISGEESSGQLALRGRRLGLMSEGLYLLCEDDLASCLKAAEEYNFVVVDSVQAFRADAENGWAGSPNQVRGVASMAVEMAKNFQIPTVIVGHITKQGQIAGPKLLEHMVDVVLLFSGEQNSPNRLLRAEKNRFGSTDELGIFEMSDKGLSPVLDPSRLYWDGSDLGSSGVAISMVLEGSRSLAAEIQSLACSSPFPYPKRTSRGLEANRLQLLLAVLEKRCSVYSRTSDVYLNITGGLTLRDPAADLAVCVSLASTLKDIPLPSDVCFIGEVGLAGEVRPAGRTMMRLKEASRLGFKKAVISRRSPKDEYPMETVRVSSLNEVLGFFLKG, encoded by the coding sequence ATGGCAAAAAAAGATATGAACAGATATAAGTGCAGCGAGTGCGGATATGTAAGCCTTACCATGGTTGGCAAATGTCCTAAGTGCGGCGTTTGGGGAAGCATGGAAGAGGAAGAGCCCATCCTCATGACTAAGGATGGAAGGCCTGCAGCCGCAAAGGCAGCATCGCCGCTTCGAGGACTTGATGTTGAGGAGCAGGAAAGAGTCCCGTCAGGGATCGGAGAACTTGACAGGGTTCTTGGAGGCGGATGGGTGCCGGGCGGAGTTGTCTTGCTTGGGGGAGAACCCGGAGTCGGCAAATCGACCCTTCTGCTTCAGGTATGCGCAAAAATGGCACGAAACGGCAAAAAAGTTTTATATATCTCGGGAGAAGAATCTTCCGGACAGCTTGCTCTCAGGGGAAGAAGGCTGGGTCTCATGTCTGAAGGCCTTTATCTTCTCTGTGAGGATGATCTCGCATCATGTCTGAAAGCTGCGGAGGAATATAATTTTGTGGTCGTTGACAGCGTACAGGCCTTCAGGGCAGATGCGGAAAACGGCTGGGCGGGATCTCCCAATCAGGTCAGAGGAGTAGCTTCCATGGCTGTAGAGATGGCTAAGAACTTTCAGATACCAACTGTGATCGTAGGGCATATCACAAAGCAGGGGCAGATCGCGGGACCAAAACTCCTTGAACACATGGTCGACGTGGTTCTTCTTTTCTCCGGAGAACAAAACTCTCCGAACAGACTGCTCAGAGCCGAGAAGAACCGCTTCGGAAGTACTGACGAACTGGGAATATTTGAGATGTCAGATAAGGGACTATCACCTGTACTCGATCCGAGCAGGCTTTATTGGGACGGAAGCGACCTCGGCAGCTCCGGGGTGGCGATTTCCATGGTACTTGAAGGATCACGGTCGCTGGCGGCGGAAATACAGTCGCTTGCCTGCAGTTCTCCTTTCCCTTATCCAAAGCGTACTTCAAGGGGACTTGAGGCCAACAGACTCCAACTCCTGCTTGCAGTCCTGGAAAAAAGGTGCAGTGTATATTCAAGGACCAGTGACGTTTATCTAAATATCACCGGTGGCCTGACGCTTAGGGATCCCGCAGCAGATCTTGCCGTGTGTGTTTCACTTGCTTCGACTTTAAAAGATATTCCACTTCCCTCAGATGTCTGTTTCATTGGAGAGGTGGGGCTCGCCGGTGAGGTGAGACCTGCTGGAAGAACCATGATGAGACTGAAAGAGGCTTCAAGGCTCGGTTTCAAAAAAGCTGTGATAAGCAGAAGGAGTCCGAAAGACGAATACCCGATGGAGACCGTCAGGGTCTCGTCGCTGAACGAGGTGCTGGGGTTCTTTCTTAAGGGATGA
- a CDS encoding sodium:solute symporter, with protein sequence MRWGGTLFYFYLAAISTLAIFVAAGTLIGAKTSDPRDYSLGGRKSSAAGVTGILLGALVGGASTVGTVQMAYSHGMTAVWFTLGGGIGCLLLGLRFAVPLRNSNITTVADYLAKSYGGKESICGRSISLTATISSTLGTFISISAQFLSCIALLKGLFPISSSTASLLAGFSIIGFIAAGGLKSFSTLGGAKIILLYFVLLSCFVMAIVNGGTFSFVASQLDADLWFNPFGRGFVPEIGYLASMIVGVFTTQIYIQSLAAAKDAQTAKKGAFASALLMPPMGFLGAWVGLSVKARGIEMRPDEVLSWFIMDSFPPFLGGIIWGGILITVIGCASGLILGISTNIVKNLIPEKFIQKHSDSEIMIHRMLIGAIVAASALAGITGAGSMILEWSYLSMGLRGAGTFLPFAAAVIRPDSLSPKWALASSAAGLSGTILWGLSSLPGDPLFAGLAVSAACVLIGFKSKKQYI encoded by the coding sequence ATGAGATGGGGTGGCACTTTGTTTTATTTTTACCTGGCAGCCATATCGACCCTTGCGATATTTGTAGCGGCAGGAACCCTCATAGGCGCAAAGACATCCGATCCCAGAGATTATTCTCTTGGTGGGAGAAAGTCTTCCGCTGCGGGAGTCACCGGCATTCTTCTCGGAGCCCTGGTAGGCGGGGCATCCACTGTCGGCACCGTACAGATGGCCTACAGCCACGGGATGACTGCTGTATGGTTCACGCTTGGAGGCGGGATAGGCTGCCTGCTGCTGGGACTAAGATTCGCCGTCCCGCTGAGAAATTCTAATATCACTACAGTCGCTGATTACCTTGCCAAAAGCTATGGAGGAAAAGAGAGCATCTGCGGAAGATCGATATCATTAACTGCGACGATCTCATCGACTCTTGGCACCTTCATATCGATATCCGCCCAGTTTCTGTCATGCATAGCCCTGCTGAAAGGACTTTTCCCCATCTCTTCGTCCACAGCATCCCTGCTGGCCGGTTTTTCAATAATCGGCTTTATTGCTGCGGGAGGTTTGAAGAGCTTCAGTACTTTGGGCGGAGCAAAGATCATTCTGCTCTATTTTGTCCTTCTCTCCTGCTTCGTTATGGCAATAGTAAACGGAGGTACTTTTAGCTTCGTCGCATCACAATTAGACGCTGATCTTTGGTTCAACCCGTTTGGAAGGGGTTTCGTACCTGAGATCGGGTATTTAGCCTCCATGATAGTTGGAGTTTTCACAACCCAAATCTACATACAGTCCTTAGCTGCAGCAAAAGACGCCCAGACAGCAAAAAAAGGGGCTTTCGCATCAGCACTTCTTATGCCTCCTATGGGATTTCTTGGAGCCTGGGTAGGGCTCTCCGTAAAGGCCAGGGGTATAGAAATGAGACCTGATGAAGTCCTTTCCTGGTTCATAATGGACTCTTTTCCTCCATTCTTAGGAGGAATCATATGGGGAGGAATACTGATCACGGTTATAGGATGTGCATCAGGGCTGATTCTTGGAATATCGACAAATATTGTCAAGAACCTTATTCCAGAAAAATTCATACAAAAACACAGTGATAGTGAAATTATGATCCACCGTATGCTGATAGGCGCTATCGTAGCAGCATCAGCCTTAGCGGGGATAACCGGAGCCGGCTCTATGATACTGGAATGGAGTTACCTGAGTATGGGACTCAGGGGAGCCGGTACCTTCCTGCCTTTCGCAGCAGCTGTCATACGCCCTGATTCCTTATCACCCAAATGGGCGCTTGCATCTTCGGCAGCAGGGCTCTCAGGAACGATCCTTTGGGGTCTATCTTCTTTGCCGGGTGACCCTCTCTTCGCCGGACTTGCTGTTTCGGCAGCCTGCGTCCTTATAGGCTTCAAATCAAAAAAACAGTATATATAA
- a CDS encoding adenosine monophosphate-protein transferase, with product MSCNISIDIQQVTIPEECNIIIGQSHFIKTVEDIFEALVTSSPSIEFGIAFCEASGDCLVRHDGNKKDLEDAAIENAKAINAGHVFVVILRNSFPINVLDRIKNVQEVCRVFAATANPMQVLVAETEQGRGVIGVIDGSKTAGVEDENGQNWRKGLLRNIIGYKR from the coding sequence ATGTCATGTAATATCAGTATCGATATACAGCAGGTGACAATACCGGAGGAATGCAACATCATAATAGGGCAAAGCCATTTCATCAAAACAGTCGAGGATATTTTTGAGGCTCTGGTGACATCTTCGCCCTCTATCGAATTCGGAATTGCTTTCTGTGAGGCTTCCGGTGACTGCCTGGTCAGGCATGACGGAAACAAAAAAGATCTTGAAGATGCAGCAATTGAAAACGCAAAGGCGATCAATGCGGGTCACGTATTCGTTGTCATTTTAAGAAACTCATTTCCGATCAACGTTCTAGACAGGATCAAAAATGTACAGGAAGTATGCCGTGTCTTTGCGGCAACTGCTAACCCCATGCAGGTGCTTGTTGCTGAAACAGAGCAGGGCAGGGGCGTCATAGGAGTAATAGATGGATCAAAAACAGCAGGTGTTGAAGATGAAAATGGCCAGAATTGGAGAAAAGGCTTGCTTCGCAACATAATAGGATACAAGAGATAA
- a CDS encoding HlpA protein: MFPARKIAVSILSVLFLSLYIAGAAYAQDVMGCVDPQRIMFQHPKFEQIQKQVRDVTNKKQEEAKVAIDKETDDKKKAQIFQNKRTEAANEERKLMEPLFKDINLAIRTVANAKKITVVVDKGAVFFGGTDITDDVIADLKKKK, from the coding sequence ATGTTTCCAGCAAGAAAAATAGCAGTAAGTATTTTGTCCGTGCTTTTCCTTTCTTTGTATATCGCAGGTGCGGCATATGCTCAGGATGTAATGGGCTGCGTTGATCCACAGAGGATCATGTTCCAGCATCCGAAATTTGAACAGATCCAGAAACAGGTTCGCGATGTGACAAACAAAAAACAGGAAGAGGCTAAGGTGGCCATCGATAAAGAGACGGACGACAAAAAGAAGGCCCAGATCTTCCAGAACAAACGAACAGAGGCTGCAAACGAAGAGAGAAAGCTTATGGAACCGCTCTTCAAGGATATTAACCTGGCGATACGAACAGTTGCAAATGCCAAGAAGATAACAGTGGTAGTTGACAAGGGAGCGGTCTTTTTCGGCGGGACGGATATTACCGACGATGTTATCGCTGACTTGAAAAAGAAAAAATAA
- a CDS encoding voltage-gated chloride channel, producing the protein MKMDTKMVRDELWLLSSLLKWSFFSIMAGVIVGAVTAGFLISLDWAIEYVSSFSSWRYLLIFPALLFSLYFVRILAPEAAGHGTEKVIDAVHRRAGIIDIKVVPVKLIATIVTIAAGGSAGKEGPCAQIGAGLMYGLSKIFRLDESDRKKLVICGISAGFSAVFGTPITGAVFGVEVLFVGQMFYDVLLPSFISGIVSCFTAAYLGAGHLPEFTVNVPLLAPGLIGWSLFAGVFFGTVSVFHIECLHAVDKKFKSLKIPDWQKPLLGGTILLAISAVFGSRYLGLGMATVDEAIRGGNVPIAAFALKSFAMAVTLSCGGSGGVLTPTLFVGAAAGSLFGNIFGLDPSVSSALGLAGVLAGSTNTPIASTILAMELFGAPIAPFAGLVCAVSYVVAGHRSLYPSQVMLRPKARTFVRRSVDGKTRITGRFEGFSYGRVIRFHLEKILNRIIKRK; encoded by the coding sequence ATGAAAATGGACACAAAAATGGTCAGGGATGAACTCTGGCTCCTAAGTTCTCTTTTAAAGTGGTCTTTCTTTTCGATCATGGCAGGTGTGATCGTCGGGGCAGTGACTGCAGGCTTTCTTATTTCGCTTGACTGGGCTATCGAATACGTTTCTTCCTTCAGCAGCTGGAGATACTTACTTATTTTCCCCGCGCTCCTCTTCAGCCTCTATTTTGTTCGAATACTTGCGCCTGAAGCGGCAGGTCACGGAACAGAGAAAGTTATCGACGCTGTTCATCGCAGGGCAGGAATTATCGATATCAAGGTCGTACCGGTAAAACTGATCGCGACAATAGTAACCATAGCTGCGGGAGGTTCGGCAGGAAAAGAGGGTCCTTGTGCGCAGATAGGCGCAGGGCTGATGTACGGTCTTTCCAAGATATTCAGGCTTGATGAATCTGACAGGAAAAAACTTGTAATATGCGGTATTTCCGCAGGTTTTTCCGCAGTTTTCGGGACTCCCATAACAGGAGCAGTTTTCGGAGTGGAGGTCCTCTTCGTCGGACAGATGTTCTACGATGTTCTCCTTCCATCCTTCATAAGCGGGATCGTATCATGCTTTACAGCGGCATATTTGGGTGCGGGGCATCTTCCTGAATTTACCGTCAACGTTCCTCTTCTTGCTCCCGGTCTGATTGGCTGGTCGTTGTTTGCCGGTGTCTTTTTCGGCACTGTTTCAGTATTCCACATAGAGTGTCTGCACGCGGTGGATAAAAAATTTAAATCTTTGAAGATACCTGACTGGCAGAAACCGCTTCTTGGCGGGACCATACTTCTTGCAATTAGCGCCGTGTTTGGCAGCAGATACCTTGGACTTGGAATGGCAACAGTAGATGAAGCGATAAGGGGAGGCAACGTCCCGATAGCGGCATTTGCCCTTAAGTCGTTTGCCATGGCAGTCACATTATCATGTGGAGGAAGCGGAGGAGTACTTACACCTACGCTCTTTGTCGGTGCCGCTGCCGGTTCGCTTTTTGGGAATATATTCGGTCTTGATCCCTCTGTCAGCAGTGCGCTGGGCCTGGCAGGAGTGCTTGCAGGATCTACGAATACACCGATCGCATCAACTATTCTGGCTATGGAGCTTTTTGGAGCTCCGATAGCTCCTTTTGCCGGTCTGGTATGCGCGGTCTCTTATGTAGTCGCGGGTCACAGGAGCCTATATCCAAGCCAGGTGATGCTCAGGCCAAAAGCAAGGACATTTGTGAGACGGAGCGTAGATGGAAAGACAAGAATAACGGGCCGTTTCGAAGGGTTCTCATACGGCAGAGTAATACGCTTCCACCTGGAAAAGATATTGAACAGGATAATTAAAAGAAAATAA